The proteins below are encoded in one region of Lactuca sativa cultivar Salinas chromosome 3, Lsat_Salinas_v11, whole genome shotgun sequence:
- the LOC128132845 gene encoding uncharacterized protein LOC128132845 encodes MKRWSGTKKLKWVDMNKIWSKMQEGLPPRQNMLPGDGEMTSFYYMSFQEYVYGEGKAVPSPVRDHFRRQDESSSSMSSSGRSHGRGRGSGKHKLDELLKRVHALEQHVFMNQQKPTKVFVEEVNNEQFWNDIIFEEPTVSQRNYDEQVLEESTQYVGNKFDDDVCDVNDYSEVKEVII; translated from the exons ATGAAAAGATGGAGcggaacaaaaaaattgaaatgggttgacatgaacaagatttggtcaaagatgcag gaggggctaccaccaagacaaaacatgttaccgggtgatggtgagatgacatctttttattatatgtcatttcaagagtatgtatatggtgaagggaaagcagttccatccccagtacgggaccattttaggagacaagacgaatcttcgtctagtatgtcgtccAGTGGTCGCTCTCATGGTAGAGGTCGGGGCAGTGGGAAACACAAGCTAGACGAGTTGTTGAAACGGGTACATGCACTGGAGCAGCATGTGTTTATGAATCAACAAAAACCTACAAaggtttttgttgaagaagtgaataatGAACAATTTTGGAACGACATTATTTTTGAGGAACCGACAGTGTCACAAAGAAATTATGATGAACAG gtgttggaggagAGTACTCAGTATgtggggaacaaatttgatgatgatgtgtgtGATGTAAACGATTATAGTGAAGTTAAAGAGGTTATTATATAG